One part of the Raphanus sativus cultivar WK10039 chromosome 7, ASM80110v3, whole genome shotgun sequence genome encodes these proteins:
- the LOC108816340 gene encoding uncharacterized protein LOC108816340 gives MDYDVQPTIDYFGWLYSNPEIGRQVNAEVVTKHDPLTTGEIFSYIKQESAKEAFFECTATIDDVVHGSAWYYISCSGCNSKATKGPTSLMCAKCGKVNITGVAQYRAKISVYDNSDQAIFVLLGYAGPQLTGKHASELVSTYFEANGNQGVNHEVPVPKALISTIGQRHKFCAKVTEHNLSGKTDL, from the exons ATGGACTACGATGTCCAGCCTACCATAGATTACTTCGGCTg GTTGTACTCTAATCCAGAGATTGGTAGGCAGGTTAACGCAGAGGTGGTCACTAAACATGACCCACTGACTACTGGGGAAATATTCTCCTACATCAAGCAGGAATCTGCTAAG GAGGCTTTTTTTGAGTGCACGGCTACGATTGATGATGTAGTGCATGGCTCTGCCTGGTATTACATTTCATGCAGTGGGTGCAATAGTAAGGCCACTAAAGGCCCAACTTCGTTGATGTGTGCGAAATGTGGGAAGGTTAACATAACTGGTGTTGCACA GTACCGTGCAAAGATATCTGTCTATGACAACAGTGACCAAGCTATTTTTGTACTACTTGGTTATGCTGGTCCTCAATTGACTGGGAAGCACGCATCGGAATTAGTTAGCACCTATTTTGAG GCTAATGGAAACCAAGGAGTTAACCATGAGGTGCCTGTCCCAAAAGCTCTAATCAGCACCATCGGACAAAGACACAAGTTTTGCGCGAAAGTTACCGAACACAATTTATCAGGCAAGAc CGATCTATAA
- the LOC108828938 gene encoding uncharacterized protein LOC108828938 produces the protein MEKLAYAVVTSARKLRPYFQSHTIVILTTFPIRTILHSPSQSGRLAKWAVELSEYDIDYRPRTGAKSQVLADFLVELPTKAITNKEPNSTWLLHVDRSSSKQGSGIGIRLTSPTGEILEQSFRLEFHASNNEAEYEALIAGLRLAHGLKIRNIHAYCDSQLVASQYSGEYEAWDERMEAYLKLVQNISQDFDSFALTRIPRSENTQTDALAALASSSDPGLKRVIPVEFIEHPSIGPPVVINLIQDDNEEEIAVESEETPEQNEYGCDMPWLKAIRAYIIDGKLPSEKWAARKVRTQAARYVTVDGEIYKWKFSGPLMTCLEGHKARKVMEEVHSSSCGNHSGGRSLAVKIKRHGYYWPTMIGDCEKFTRKCEKCQRHAPTIRQSAEKLSSITSPYPFMRWAMDIVGPLHKSKQKCFLLVLTDFFSKWVEAESYANIRSETDRQKQSIRPSLTDLRNAWTKRKGDGRRNSKESSGHTAQLRDEEREKHPSPSYTAPNA, from the exons ATGGAAAAGTTAGCATACGCAGTCGTAACATCGGCGCGGAAGCTTCGACCTTATTTTCAATCCCACACTATCGTCATCCTTACAACGTTCCCCATCCGAACTATCTTGCATAGTCCGAGCCAGTCGGGAAGATTAGCGAAATGGGCCGTCGAACTCAGCGAGTACGATATAGACTATCGCCCCAGAACGGGTGCAAAGTCTCAAGTCCTCGCAGATTTCTTGGTGGAGTTGCCAACCAAAGCCATAACTAATAAAGAGCCTAACTCAACTTGGCTCCTCCACGTTGACAGATCGTCGTCGAAACAAGGATCCGGCATCGGCATCCGTTTGACGTCGCCGACCGGAGAGATCCTCGAACAATCGTTTAGATTAGAGTTCCACGCCTCGAATAACGAGGCAGAGTACGAGGCCCTTATTGCGGGATTACGACTAGCCCACGGATTGAAGATACGAAATATccacgcttactgcgactctcaaCTCGTTGCAAGCCAGTATAGCGGGGAATACGAAGCCTGGGACGAAAGGATGGAAGCATACCTCAAACTAGTCCAAAACATATCCCAGGACTTTGATTCTTTCGCCCTGACCAGAATTCCTCGTTCCGAGAACACACAAACAGACGCACTCGCAGCCCTGGCATCGAGTTCAGATCCGGGACTTAAAAGAGTAATCCCGGTAGAGTTCATTGAACATCCGAGCATTGGACCTCCCGTCGTCATCAATCTTATTCAAGATGATAACGAGGAAGAAATCGCAGTCGAATCAGAAGAAACTCCAGAACAAAACGAATATGGCTGCGATATGCCGTGGCTAAAGGCGATACGAGCGTATATCATCGACGGAAAATTACCTTCCGAGAAGTGGGCGGCTCGAAAAGTCCGAACCCAAGCCGCCCGTTATGTAACGGTCGACGGAGAAATTTACAAATGGAAATTCTCTGGACCACTCATGACTTGTTTAGAAGGACATAAGGCTAGAAAGGTAATGGAAGAAGTTCACTCTAGTTCCTGCGGAAATCATTCCGGCGGAAGATCGCTCGCCGTAAAGATAAAACGCCACGGGTATTACTGGCCAACGATGATCGGAGACTGCGAAAAATTCACACGAAAATGTGAAAAATGCCAGAGGCACGCTCCAACTATTCGGCAATCTGCGGAAAAACTCTCCTCCATTACGTCGCCATACCCCTTCATGCGCTGGGCTATGGATATCGTAGGACCTCTTCACAAATCCAAGCAAAAATGCTTTCTActggtcctcacagatttcttttcgaAATGGGTAGAAGCCGAATCATACGCAA ATATCCGCAGTGAAACGGACAGGCAGAAGCAATCAATAAGACCGTCCTTGACGGACTTAAGAAACGCCTGGACGAAAAGAAAGGGAGATGGGCGGAGGAACTCGAAGGAGTCCTCTGGTCACACCGCACAACTCCGAGACGAGGAACGGGAGAAACACCCTTCGCCCTCGTATACGGCACCGAATGCATGA